Proteins encoded within one genomic window of Triticum aestivum cultivar Chinese Spring chromosome 2D, IWGSC CS RefSeq v2.1, whole genome shotgun sequence:
- the LOC123050583 gene encoding uncharacterized protein → MEFSMVDHPPCARHLGDDVAIAEGGQGRTMMFVPKPDTKCLIYTVWWRNNGGNSTQWQMEKTISLDFDCLIEGAVGSHLLLYYVGVSSAKQGCYTQDVDTLQLERVCYSCPKQSQVYCNFPPSLLSSPTVSSVPRHADHPGVDDVVSAPEPREADPGGVEGHTGQELRDVAGVPPCKHGRRSGRSGSRTRGGGFRWTGRRRLRLDPWWTRAWGRMRGQIKVLSRTAAAKSLGGS, encoded by the exons ATGGAGTTCTCCATGGTTGATCACCCACCCTGTGCCAGACATTTGGGCGATGATGTGGCCATCGCGGAGGGAGGCCAAGGCAGGACTATGATGTTTGTGCCTAAACCAGACACAAAATGCCTTATTTATACTGTTTGGTGGCGAAACAATGGTGGGAATTCCACCCAGTGGCAGATGGAGAAGACAATCTCGCTGGATTTTGACTGCTTAATCGAGGGTGCAGTCGGGAGCCACTTGCTCCTATATTATGTCGGAGTCTCGTCGGCCAAGCAAGGTTGTTACACGCAGGACGTCGACACATTGCAGCTTGAGAGGGTGTGTTATTCATGTCCAAAACAGTCACAAGTATATTGCAACTTCCCACCATCGTTATTATCATCACCGACAGTGTCAAGTG TCCCACGCCACGCTGACCACCCAGGAGTGGATGACGTTGTGTCGGCACCAGAACCACGAGAAGCTGACCCTGGAGGCGTGGAAGGACATACTGGTCAAGAACTGAGGGACGTCGCCGGGGTACCGCCGTGCAAGCACGGTCGTCGCAGCGGGCGCTCGGGCTCCAGAACCCGTGGAGGCGGGTTCCGGTGGACGGGGAGAAGGAGGCTGAGGCTTGACCCGTGGTGGACGAGGGCCTGGGGGCGGATGAGGGGCCAGATCAAGGTGTTGTCCAGGACGGCTGCAGCCAAGTCTTTGGGCGGCAGTTAG
- the LOC123055163 gene encoding uncharacterized protein isoform X1 has product MERSCLAQCFLAPPSDDQVEETSFRVIWLLVLQTRPVALVFSSGTGQWQALSRSEPLPAFLLSTWKVWFVSRHYAHGCFYWVSGSGEKLLVLDIQRMEFSMADHPPCVRFRGDDVAIAEAGQGMTVMFVPKPDTDRRIYTVWRRSNGGSSAQWQMETETFSLDSGSLIKGAVGRHLLLYHVGSVSVKPGCYIRDVNTLQLERVCDSYPHPSEVYCNFPPSLLSSPMVSSVPRHADHPGVDDTVPAPEPRADPGGVEGPTGQELTGLAGGPPCKRRRRCGRSGSRTRGGRSRWMGRRRLRLDPWWMRAWGRMRGQIKVLSRTAATKSFGGRGLP; this is encoded by the exons ATGGAAAGGTCGTGCTTGGCCCAATGCTTCCTCGCCCCTCCCAGCGATGACCAAGTGGAGGAGACGTCATTCAGAGTGATCTGGCTGCTGGTGCTCCAGACCAGACCGGTGGCCCTTGTATTCTCCTCCGGCACAGGGCAATGGCAAGCCCTGAGTCGGAGCGAGCCGTTACCTGCCTTTTTGTTATCGACGTGGAAGGTTTGGTTTGTGTCGCGCCATTACGCACATGGTTGCTTCTATTGGGTTTCAGGttcaggtgaaaaactgctcgtgCTTGACATCCAGAGGATGGAGTTCTCCATGGCTGACCACCCACCCTGTGTCAGATTTCGGGGCGACGATGTGGCAATCGCGGAGGCAGGCCAAGGCATGACTGTGATGTTTGTGCCTAAACCGGACACAGATCGCCGTATTTATACCGTTTGGCGGCGAAGCAATGGTGGGAGTTCCGCCCAGTGGCAGATGGAGACTGAGACGTTCTCGCTGGATTCTGGGTCCTTGATCAAGGGTGCAGTGGGGAGGCACTTGCTCCTATATCATGTCGGAAGCGTGTCGGTCAAACCAGGTTGTTACATCCGGGATGTCAACACTTTGCAGCTTGAGAGGGTGTGTGATTCATATCCCCATCCGTCAGAAGTATATTGCAACTTCCCACCATCGTTATTATCATCACCGATGGTGTCAAGTG TCCCACGCCACGCTGACCACCCAGGAGTGGACGACACTGTGCCGGCACCAGAACCACGAGCTGACCCTGGAGGCGTGGAAGGACCTACTGGTCAAGAACTGACGGGCCTCGCCGGGGGACCGCCGTGCAAGCGCCGTCGTCGCTGCGGCCGCTCAGGCTCCAGAACCCGCGGAGGCAGGTCGCGGTGGATGGGGAGAAGGAGGCTGAGGCTTGACCCGTGGTGGATGAGGGCCTGGGGGCGGATGAGGGGCCAGATCAAGGTGTTGTCCAGGACGGCTGCGACCAAGTCCTTTGGCGGCAGGGGCTTGCCTTGA
- the LOC123055163 gene encoding uncharacterized protein isoform X3 yields MALPGIPNELLADIFLRLPTPEDLIRASAACVSFRRLIADRTFLRRFRKLHPAPLLGFVDYRGFHPAELPHPSAPAASAADFDFNFLPDGDTDLDWTVRKSATAASSSTDPAVTTTSNPSSGRWRCATPCTVPRHADHPGVDDTVPAPEPRADPGGVEGPTGQELTGLAGGPPCKRRRRCGRSGSRTRGGRSRWMGRRRLRLDPWWMRAWGRMRGQIKVLSRTAATKSFGGRGLP; encoded by the exons ATGGCCTTGCCGGGGATCCCCAACGAGCTCCTGGCGGATATCTTCCTCCGCCTTCCCACCCCAGAGGACCTCAtccgcgcctccgccgcctgcgTCTCCTTCCGTCGCCTCATCGCCGACCGCACCTTCCTCCGGCGCTTCCGCAAGCTCCACCCCGCGCCCCTCCTCGGCTTCGTCGACTACAGAGGCTTCCACCCCGCCGAACTGCCTCACCCCTCCGCGCCGGCGGCCAGCGCCGCGGACTTCGACTTCAACTTCCTCCCCGATGGCGATACAGACTTGGACTGGACCGTGCGGAAGTCCGCGACGGCCGCATCCTCCTCGACAGACCCCGCCGTCACGACGACCTCGAACCCCTCTTCAGGGAGATGGCGGTGTGCGACCCCCTGCACCG TCCCACGCCACGCTGACCACCCAGGAGTGGACGACACTGTGCCGGCACCAGAACCACGAGCTGACCCTGGAGGCGTGGAAGGACCTACTGGTCAAGAACTGACGGGCCTCGCCGGGGGACCGCCGTGCAAGCGCCGTCGTCGCTGCGGCCGCTCAGGCTCCAGAACCCGCGGAGGCAGGTCGCGGTGGATGGGGAGAAGGAGGCTGAGGCTTGACCCGTGGTGGATGAGGGCCTGGGGGCGGATGAGGGGCCAGATCAAGGTGTTGTCCAGGACGGCTGCGACCAAGTCCTTTGGCGGCAGGGGCTTGCCTTGA
- the LOC123055163 gene encoding uncharacterized protein isoform X2 — MERSCLAQCFLAPPSDDQVEETSFRVIWLLVLQTRPVALVFSSGTGQWQALSRSEPLPAFLLSTWKVWFVSRHYAHGCFYWVSGSGEKLLVLDIQRMEFSMADHPPCVRFRGDDVAIAEAGQGMTVMFVPKPDTDRRIYTVWRRSNGGSSAQWQMETETFSLDSGSLIKGAVGRHLLLYHVGSVSVKPGCYIRDVNTLQLERSHATLTTQEWTTLCRHQNHELTLEAWKDLLVKN, encoded by the exons ATGGAAAGGTCGTGCTTGGCCCAATGCTTCCTCGCCCCTCCCAGCGATGACCAAGTGGAGGAGACGTCATTCAGAGTGATCTGGCTGCTGGTGCTCCAGACCAGACCGGTGGCCCTTGTATTCTCCTCCGGCACAGGGCAATGGCAAGCCCTGAGTCGGAGCGAGCCGTTACCTGCCTTTTTGTTATCGACGTGGAAGGTTTGGTTTGTGTCGCGCCATTACGCACATGGTTGCTTCTATTGGGTTTCAGGttcaggtgaaaaactgctcgtgCTTGACATCCAGAGGATGGAGTTCTCCATGGCTGACCACCCACCCTGTGTCAGATTTCGGGGCGACGATGTGGCAATCGCGGAGGCAGGCCAAGGCATGACTGTGATGTTTGTGCCTAAACCGGACACAGATCGCCGTATTTATACCGTTTGGCGGCGAAGCAATGGTGGGAGTTCCGCCCAGTGGCAGATGGAGACTGAGACGTTCTCGCTGGATTCTGGGTCCTTGATCAAGGGTGCAGTGGGGAGGCACTTGCTCCTATATCATGTCGGAAGCGTGTCGGTCAAACCAGGTTGTTACATCCGGGATGTCAACACTTTGCAGCTTGAGAGG TCCCACGCCACGCTGACCACCCAGGAGTGGACGACACTGTGCCGGCACCAGAACCACGAGCTGACCCTGGAGGCGTGGAAGGACCTACTGGTCAAGAACTGA